A genomic segment from Glycine max cultivar Williams 82 chromosome 1, Glycine_max_v4.0, whole genome shotgun sequence encodes:
- the LOC102662991 gene encoding putative disease resistance protein RGA3 produces the protein MAQPERKSMDAAILVDSISDILKCSLAPPATRLSAKDLQQFQNHLEGIRDMVQKANNNINSQDSYVLAWLLEVKEVVNDLEDLIEVLRHKESATANATRSLIKASQNMAHRLKVTHHVKKASEELKRFLTEAQNLSFSKEARNIERKLLDTVAKFENTLVAVGRENVKKEIINQLKQFVNSGGDGVVPVVTIVGVPGIGKTKLARLVCEDEQVKAHFGEQIWVHGNRETLDVESIATPVAGTVKKGNRFLLVLDDLRDENVEECLHKLRKRLTEAVGAILITTRSNFVANYKIPGTVKLYALRGLNQEESWSLFQQIREQGSSNHINESVEREKVKEYCGGGVPMKIITIARLLNCSESPLSEAVLKEEFLQELKFTYYHQLPMHQKLCYVYCSLFPQDYVIDAEKLIHLWMAEGFLSRNLCSDPQEFGWACFNDFVPFVFEETGRDEFGVVKSYKMNRLMHELARIVAWDENIVVDSDGKRVHERVVRASFDFALDVQCGIPEALFEKAKKLRTILLLGKTNKSRLPHEVKMATSTCDKIFDTFKCFRVLDLHDLGIKMVPSSIGELKHLRYLDLSHNSIEKLPSSITKLVHLQTLKLSQCHVLKELPKDLEDLSCLMHLYLEGCLDLTHMPRGIGKLSSLQTLSLFVPSKNHHMGDLKDLNSLRGNLEILHLERLKLSASDEKDKYVRDKKHLNCLTLRWDHEEEEEEEEEKDKGNDVDHKDGKSLECLEPNPNLKVLCVLGYYGNMFSDWLSSMQCLVKFSLNDCPKCVFIPPLDHLPHLRVLELRRLDSLEFISADAKGSSSSTFFPSLKELTISDCPNLKSWWKTPKWEDDRPFFNCISKLHVQCCPNLHCMPLYPFLDEELVLVDSSVKSMRDTVHAKTSKDFLPLSKLKSMVIERITQSPPKSWLKNFISLENLLIRDCSELECLPEGFKSLSSLQRLTIEGCPKLDLDVSKTEWEGLKHLKCLTIREIPKLKSLPWGVEDVTSLEELELYECPALTFLPESMAKLTSLCKLVISECKNLGSLPKGLEMLKSLNTLTITDCPLLLPRCQPETGDDWPQIGHVRNILLKQNSQALRDLWSQGRTG, from the coding sequence ATGGCACAACCAGAGCGCAAATCAATGGATGCAGCTATTCTTGTGGATTCCATATCTGACATCTTAAAATGCTCACTGGCACCACCAGCAACACGCCTCTCGGCAAAGGACCTTCAACAGTTTCAAAACCATCTCGAAGGGATCCGTGACATGGTTCAAAAGGCGAACAACAACATTAACTCCCAAGATTCCTATGTTCTTGCTTGGTTACTCGAGGTCAAGGAAGTGGTCAACGATTTGGAGGATTTGATTGAGGTTCTACGTCACAAGGAGAGTGCCACTGCCAATGCCACAAGATCTCTCATCAAAGCCAGCCAAAACATGGCGCATCGCCTCAAAGTCACGCACCATGTCAAGAAAGCCTCTGAGGAGCTCAAACGCTTCTTAACCGAGGCACAAAACTTGTCCTTCTCCAAAGAAGCAAGGAACATCGAGAGAAAGTTGTTGGATACGGTCGCCAAATTTGAGAATACTCTTGTAGCTGTTGGCAGAGAAAATGTTAAGAAGGAGATCATAAATCAACTCAAGCAGTTTGTGAATAGTGGAGGAGACGGTGTTGTTCCTGTGGTTACCATTGTGGGGGTTCCTGGAATAGGGAAAACTAAACTTGCTCGTCTCGTTTGTGAGGATGAGCAAGTTAAAGCCCATTTTGGGGAACAAATTTGGGTTCATGGAAACCGTGAAACCTTGGACGTGGAATCCATCGCAACACCTGTCGCTGGAACAGTTAAGAAGGGAAACCGCTTCCTTCTTGTGCTGGATGATCTGAGAGATGAGAACGTTGAGGAATGTCTCCACAAGTTGCGGAAGAGATTAACGGAAGCTGTTGGGGCAATACTCATAACCACACGTAGCAATTTCGTTGCCAATTACAAGATTCCTGGCACGGTTAAGCTGTACGCTTTGCGGGGGCTTAACCAAGAGGAATCATGGTCACTGTTTCAGCAGATTCGTGAACAAGGTTCGAGCAATCACATCAATGAAAGCGTTGAAAGGGAGAAAGTGAAGGAATATTGCGGTGGAGGAGTCCCTATGAAGATAATAACCATAGCAAGGTTACTAAATTGTAGTGAATCACCACTTTCCGAAGCAGTGTTGAAGGAGGAGTTTCTACAAGAGCTGAAGTTTACCTACTACCACCAACTTCCCATGCATCAGAAGCTATGCTATGTTTATTGTTCATTGTTTCCTCAAGATTATGTGATAGACGCGGAGAAATTAATTCATCTCTGGATGGCGGAAGGGTTTCTTTCTCGGAACCTTTGTTCCGATCCGCAAGAGTTTGGCTGGGCGTGTTTCAACGACTTTGTTCCTTTCGTTTTCGAGGAGACGGGGAGAGACGAATTTGGTGTTGTGAAGAGCTACAAGATGAACCGTTTAATGCATGAACTGGCGAGGATTGTTGCATGGGACGAGAATATCGTAGTGGATTCAGATGGGAAAAGAGTTCACGAGAGAGTGGTGCGAGCTTCCTTTGATTTTGCGTTGGATGTTCAGTGCGGAATTCCTGAGGCTTTGTTCGAGAAAGCGAAGAAACTGAGGACCATTCTTTTGCtgggaaaaacaaacaaatctcGGCTTCCACATGAGGTGAAGATGGCCACGTCAACTTGCGATAAAATCTTTGACACGTTCAAGTGTTTTCGCGTGTTGGATCTCCATGATTTGGGGATTAAGATGGTACCGAGCTCTATTGGGGAACTAAAGCACTTAAGGTATCTCGATCTTTCCCATAATAGCATAGAGAAGCTTCCTAGTTCAATCACCAAGCTTGTCCACTTGCAAACGTTGAAACTTTCTCAATGTCATGTTCTCAAAGAGTTGCCGAAGGACTTGGAGGATCTAAGTTGCCTCATGCATCTTTACTTGGAGGGGTGCCTTGATCTCACTCACATGCCACGTGGGATAGGGAAGCTGAGTTCTCTACAAACATTGTCACTTTTTGTGCCTAGCAAGAACCATCACATGGGAGACCTTAAGGATCTCAATAGCCTAAGAGGGAACTTGGAAATTTTGCATCTGGAGCGATTGAAGTTGTCTGCATCTGACGAAAAAGATAAGTATGTGAGAGATAAAAAGCACCTTAATTGTTTGACTTTAAGATGGGATCacgaggaggaagaggaggaggaggaggagaaagaCAAAGGCAATGATGTTGATCACAAAGACGGAAAATCACTGGAATGTCTTGAGCCAAATCCAAATCTCAAAGTGTTGTGCGTTTTGGGGTATTACGGTAACATGTTTTCAGATTGGCTTTCTTCAATGCAATGCCTTGTTAAGTTTAGCTTGAATGATTGTCCCAAATGCGTATTTATCCCACCACTTGATCACCTCCCACACCTTAGGGTTCTTGAACTAAGAAGGTTGGACTCTCTTGAATTCATTAGTGCTGATGCTAAAGGCTCCTCTTCCTCTACATTTTTTCCATCATTGAAGGAACTTACAATCTCTGATTGCCCTAACCTCAAAAGCTGGTGGAAAACTCCAAAGTGGGAAGACGATAGACCATTCTTTAATTGCATTTCTAAACTGCATGTTCAATGCTGCCCTAATCTGCATTGCATGCCTTTGTATCCTTTTCTTGATGAAGAGTTGGTGCTTGTGGATTCCAGCGTAAAGTCAATGAGGGATACAGTGCATGCTAAAACATCAAAAGACTTCCTTCCTCTGTCTAAGTTGAAGTCCATGGTAATTGAGCGCATTACACAGTCTCCGCCAAAGAGTTGGCTTAAAAACTTCATTTCCCTTGAGAACCTTCTAATTCGAGATTGCTCTGAATTAGAGTGTCTACCCGAAGGTTTCAAGTCTTTGAGCTCGCTGCAGCGTCTCACCATTGAAGGATGTCCGAAACTCGATCTTGACGTATCCAAGACTGAATGGGAGGGTCTGAAACACCTCAAATGTCTGACAATAAGGGAAATTCCAAAGCTCAAGTCCCTTCCATGGGGTGTTGAGGATGTTACCTCTTTGGAAGAGCTCGAGCTTTACGAATGCCCCGCCTTAACTTTTCTACCGGAGAGCATGGCCAAGCTCACCTCGCTGTGTAAGCTAGTGATTTCTGAATGCAAAAACTTGGGTTCACTTCCCAAAGGACTAGAAATGCTCAAGTCTTTGAATACCTTGACCATTACGGATTGTCCCTTGTTATTGCCAAGGTGTCAGCCTGAAACGGGAGATGATTGGCCACAAATTGGTCATGTCAGAAATATCCTGCTGAAGCAGAATTCTCAAGCATTGAGGGACTTGTGGAGTCAAGGAAGGACTGGTTGA